One window of the Vicinamibacteria bacterium genome contains the following:
- a CDS encoding ABC transporter ATP-binding protein, whose protein sequence is MPAAHVPGTNILELRKVSKTFVNPDGQEFHAIKDVNLIVPDLPDRGEFRVFLGPSGCGKSTVLNIVAGLFPATSGEVLLRQQPILGPGPDRGMVFQGYSSYPWLTVLENVAFGLKLRGVPRDEREKVARTWIKKVGLGGTESKYPGQLSGGMRQRVAIARTLAVKPQIILMDEPFGALDVQIRLGMQNLINELWEELEGTILFVTHDIPEAVYLADKIHILSSGPGTIVDEVPVDLPLHRTEELKQTDRFREIEHMVLQKIREQARGGNLRLTV, encoded by the coding sequence ATGCCCGCCGCCCACGTCCCCGGCACCAATATCCTGGAGCTGCGCAAGGTCAGCAAGACCTTCGTAAACCCGGACGGCCAGGAGTTTCACGCCATAAAGGACGTGAACCTGATCGTGCCCGACCTTCCCGACCGTGGCGAGTTCCGGGTCTTCTTGGGACCTTCGGGCTGCGGCAAGAGCACCGTCCTCAACATCGTGGCCGGGCTCTTTCCCGCCACCAGCGGGGAGGTCCTGCTCCGCCAGCAGCCGATTCTGGGCCCCGGCCCCGACCGGGGCATGGTCTTCCAGGGCTACAGCTCCTACCCCTGGCTGACCGTGCTCGAAAACGTGGCCTTCGGCCTCAAGCTCCGGGGGGTCCCGCGTGACGAGCGGGAGAAGGTCGCCCGCACCTGGATCAAGAAGGTGGGGCTCGGGGGGACGGAGAGCAAGTATCCCGGACAGCTCTCGGGAGGGATGCGTCAGAGGGTGGCCATCGCCCGCACCCTGGCCGTGAAGCCCCAGATCATCCTCATGGACGAGCCCTTCGGCGCCCTCGACGTGCAGATCCGCCTGGGCATGCAGAACCTGATCAACGAGCTCTGGGAGGAGCTCGAAGGGACGATCCTCTTCGTGACCCACGACATTCCGGAGGCCGTCTACCTGGCCGACAAGATCCACATCCTGTCCTCGGGGCCGGGGACCATCGTGGACGAGGTGCCGGTGGACCTCCCCCTCCACCGGACGGAGGAGCTGAAGCAGACCGACCGCTTTCGGGAGATCGAGCACATGGTCCTGCAGAAGATCCGCGAGCAGGCGCGGGGCGGGAATCTGCGCCTTACCGTCTGA
- a CDS encoding ABC transporter permease, translated as MEVREPVTNTRARSLALGGVATFFGAWCLLTYTGMVPAVILPSPTEVLRAFPVLHFEEALVRSAGWSLYRVTMGFVLAAAVAIPLGLLMGTFPPLKHFFSPILEPLRFLPISALVPLTIVWFGIEETQKITFLFMGTVVYLLPLVVEAVEKVDEVYLQTATTLGASRWQIVNLVLIPASLPSIGEALRVMNGIGWTYVILAEVINAPYGLGALITVAGKRSHVDQIFALVLVILGIGVLSDQILRWINHRLFSGRA; from the coding sequence ATGGAGGTCCGGGAGCCGGTCACCAACACCCGGGCCCGGAGCCTTGCCCTGGGCGGGGTGGCAACCTTCTTCGGGGCCTGGTGCCTGCTGACCTACACCGGCATGGTGCCCGCCGTCATCCTGCCCTCCCCCACCGAAGTGCTCCGGGCCTTCCCCGTTCTGCATTTCGAAGAGGCCCTCGTGCGCAGCGCGGGCTGGAGCCTCTACCGCGTCACCATGGGCTTCGTCCTCGCGGCCGCGGTGGCCATACCCCTCGGCCTCCTCATGGGGACCTTTCCCCCCCTGAAGCACTTCTTTTCCCCCATTCTGGAGCCCCTGCGGTTCCTCCCCATCTCCGCCCTCGTCCCCCTCACCATCGTCTGGTTCGGCATCGAAGAGACGCAGAAGATCACGTTCCTCTTCATGGGGACGGTCGTTTACCTGCTGCCCCTGGTGGTGGAGGCGGTGGAGAAGGTCGACGAAGTCTATCTCCAGACCGCGACCACCCTGGGGGCGTCGCGCTGGCAGATCGTGAACCTGGTCCTGATCCCCGCCAGCCTGCCCAGCATCGGCGAGGCCCTGCGGGTCATGAACGGCATCGGCTGGACTTACGTGATCCTGGCCGAGGTCATCAACGCACCCTATGGCCTGGGCGCGCTCATCACCGTGGCCGGCAAGCGCTCCCACGTGGACCAGATATTCGCCCTCGTCCTCGTCATCCTGGGGATCGGGGTGCTCTCGGACCAGATCCTGCGCTGGATCAACCACCGGCTCTTCTCGGGGAGGGCGTGA
- a CDS encoding phosphate ABC transporter substrate-binding/OmpA family protein — protein sequence MARQLTPLGRILIVLSGLALIGYGLYHYGVLHRVASVVAPDKRAEGTISKDDFGPPPTGESNPAPPPASKGAPSGGSRLNRPIKVAIVTWGGYAGGIVANGGFPPNRDCLFSKEFGIQVELLVIDDFAKSRDAFRAGGDKGGVDIMWSTVDAYALEYGGLLRLNPKAILQYDWSRGGDAIAVDASIKSVADLKGKKIACAKATPSHYFALYVLTQGGLTSHDVTFIFTDSAVEAANVFKAGKVDAAVSWSPDVYVAARERSGGHILTSTREATNLIADIFVARGDFLEQHPEDVRRFVAGWLKGVDQAGVNPEKTAVLLSKSFSGVSLDDAKSMLTDVKLPNYGENRAFFNPQGSLVNYHGIYKTAQGIWRRIGEIKDVYEPYQTVDTRFLEGAGEFFPEAAAAPAKPEFEFKTPPQKGTSILTKTVSIYFPSGSATLDENAKAVLDTQVVDLAATFGSAYLRIAGNTDNVGNRDSNMKLSRGRAEAVAHFLIGKGFDRNKFDVVGNGPDKPVAGNDSEEGRAKNRRTDFEIIPR from the coding sequence ATGGCGCGACAACTGACCCCCCTCGGCCGCATCCTCATCGTACTTTCCGGCCTCGCCCTCATTGGTTATGGGCTCTACCACTACGGGGTTCTGCACCGCGTCGCCTCCGTGGTCGCCCCCGACAAGCGGGCGGAAGGGACAATCTCAAAGGATGACTTCGGGCCCCCGCCCACGGGGGAGAGCAACCCCGCCCCGCCCCCGGCGTCGAAAGGGGCGCCCTCGGGCGGCTCCCGCCTCAACCGGCCCATCAAGGTCGCGATCGTGACCTGGGGCGGCTATGCGGGCGGGATCGTGGCCAACGGCGGGTTTCCGCCCAACCGGGACTGCCTCTTCTCCAAGGAATTCGGGATCCAGGTCGAGCTCCTGGTCATCGACGACTTCGCCAAGTCCCGCGACGCCTTCCGGGCCGGCGGGGACAAGGGTGGCGTCGACATCATGTGGTCCACGGTGGACGCCTACGCCCTCGAGTACGGCGGCCTCCTGCGGCTGAACCCCAAGGCCATCCTGCAGTACGACTGGAGCCGGGGCGGGGATGCCATCGCCGTCGACGCCTCCATCAAGAGCGTGGCTGACCTCAAGGGGAAGAAAATCGCCTGCGCCAAGGCCACCCCCTCCCACTACTTCGCCCTCTACGTGCTGACCCAGGGTGGCTTGACCAGCCACGACGTGACCTTCATCTTCACCGACTCCGCGGTGGAGGCCGCCAACGTCTTCAAGGCGGGCAAGGTCGACGCCGCGGTGAGCTGGTCGCCGGACGTGTACGTGGCCGCCCGCGAGCGGTCCGGCGGCCACATCCTGACCTCGACCCGCGAGGCCACCAACCTGATCGCGGATATCTTCGTGGCCCGGGGCGACTTCCTCGAACAGCACCCGGAGGATGTGCGCCGCTTCGTCGCGGGCTGGCTCAAGGGCGTGGACCAGGCCGGCGTCAATCCCGAGAAGACCGCGGTCCTCCTCTCCAAGAGCTTCTCCGGGGTCTCCCTGGACGACGCGAAGAGCATGCTGACCGACGTGAAGCTCCCGAACTACGGGGAGAACCGCGCCTTCTTCAACCCCCAGGGCTCACTCGTGAACTACCACGGGATCTACAAGACCGCGCAGGGCATCTGGCGCCGGATCGGCGAGATCAAGGACGTCTACGAACCCTACCAGACCGTGGACACGCGCTTCCTGGAGGGCGCAGGGGAGTTCTTCCCGGAGGCCGCGGCCGCACCCGCCAAGCCGGAGTTCGAGTTCAAGACGCCGCCCCAGAAGGGGACCTCTATCCTGACCAAGACCGTCTCCATCTACTTCCCCAGCGGTTCGGCAACCCTGGATGAGAACGCCAAGGCCGTGCTCGATACCCAGGTCGTGGACCTCGCCGCCACTTTCGGCAGCGCCTACCTGCGCATCGCCGGGAACACCGACAACGTGGGGAACCGCGACAGCAACATGAAGCTCTCGCGCGGCCGCGCGGAAGCGGTGGCCCATTTCCTGATCGGCAAGGGCTTTGATCGGAACAAGTTCGACGTGGTGGGCAACGGGCCCGACAAGCCCGTGGCCGGCAACGACTCCGAGGAAGGCCGGGCCAAGAACCGGCGCACCGACTTCGAGATCATCCCCCGTTGA
- a CDS encoding M15 family metallopeptidase — MGVLHGLAFLLCGVTGASPEPPRGADLVELVSLDPTVRLDIRYATPDNLARRAVYAQARAFLQRPVAEALLRVHRALKARGLGLLVFDGYRPWSVTKLFWDLSPPDQRAFVANPARGSNHNRGCAVDLSLFDLLSGQGVEMPSGYDEMSPRASPGYPGGTPDQRARRDLLRAAMEKEEFVVDRNEWWHFNHRDCRRYPILDVPFESLPPPPPR; from the coding sequence ATGGGGGTACTCCACGGCCTGGCGTTTCTTCTGTGCGGCGTCACCGGCGCCTCCCCCGAGCCGCCCCGGGGAGCCGATCTCGTCGAGCTCGTGTCCCTCGACCCGACCGTGCGGCTCGACATCCGCTACGCGACGCCTGACAACCTCGCGAGACGAGCCGTTTACGCCCAGGCCCGCGCCTTCTTGCAGCGACCCGTGGCCGAGGCCCTCCTCCGGGTCCACCGCGCCCTAAAGGCCAGGGGGCTCGGGCTTCTGGTCTTCGACGGCTACCGTCCCTGGTCCGTGACCAAGCTCTTCTGGGATCTGAGCCCGCCCGATCAGCGAGCCTTCGTGGCCAACCCCGCTCGGGGCTCGAACCACAACCGCGGTTGCGCGGTGGACCTTTCCCTCTTCGACCTTCTGAGCGGCCAGGGGGTGGAGATGCCGAGCGGCTACGACGAGATGTCGCCACGGGCGTCGCCCGGCTACCCGGGCGGCACCCCGGATCAGAGGGCGCGGCGCGACCTTTTGCGGGCGGCCATGGAGAAGGAAGAGTTCGTGGTCGATCGCAACGAGTGGTGGCACTTCAACCACCGCGACTGCCGTCGCTATCCCATCCTCGACGTGCCCTTCGAGTCCCTTCCTCCCCCACCCCCGCGCTGA